ATATTAGATCGCAACCCATTATAGAAAATCCACACAATCAACCATTTAAAACAGAGAAAAAGGAAGTCATGAAGTGAATTTCTTGCAGATTAAGTGCGACCAAAGAAAGAatcctctaaattttttgggaaTGAAGAacaaatataagtataaaaGACCTCAACTCAGTTGAAGTGAATTCAGAGAGGGTCCTCTGAATCTTTTGGGCATGAAGAAGCATCCCATAGGAGTATTACTAAAGAAAAAATGAGATACAAAACCCAACTACAAAAATAACTAgaaccccaaacccaaaaataaacacacatatTTCTATCATCAACTAAACGAATCTCAAAAACCCAATGAAATTCCGAAACTGAGTCAATGTAattgataaaagaaataaagcctggaaaaaaaaagggtacctGAAAGCACTAATAGATCTCAAATTGGTAAAAATAAAGCTCTAATTGCCAAGTGAGAATCAAACCTAATCATAAAAAGTGAGAGATAAGAATAATGCCTAAATTAATGaacaaaatttagaagaaatCCATGTGAAAATCAAAatgtaaacaaagaaaaatgcaGATCAATAAAAGTGGTGGATTGGGTTCCAATAACTTTCTTTTTGGGGACTGAATTTGAAgcaaagaaatagaaagaaaatgtgCAATGCAACTGTTAATGAGAAAAGGGTAAGAGATAAATTGTTTTCTACCAGAGATGGTGGCCAGAGATTAATTGTTAGAGAATAGTGAAATTGAATGTTAATACTGAAGTGGATGTTGGCCAGAGATTAAGTTTTGGGGAAATGGAATTCTATAATCACAAGTTTGAGAACTCTTTAATGAACTCTTTAATGCTATTTATGTCACTttgattccaaaaaaaaaagtggtggtGTCAGTATTAATGATTTTCACCATATTACCTTGGAAATGTCTATGTGCCTATGGCAAAGATGTTGGCTAATCTctttacttaacaaaaaaaaaagaaaaaaaaaaaggtgttcaTGGATCACTTAAATGTTGAAGATTGGCAAATCCCTTATTTCGTGTTTATTGCCAATGAATGTCTTGATAGAAAACTTGATAGCAGTGTTTTTGGAGCAATTGCCTAATTTGTAAGCTGGACACAGAAATGATATATGATCATTTTAACGATCGATATTTCATATATCTATTAGAAAGACTTGATTTTGGTGAAAACGGGGGAAGTGggtttggatttcaattagGAAAATATGGCCAGAGATGAAGTGTTAGAGACTTGATTTTGCTCCCTTCACCATATTGTATTTTGCATAAGCCTTCCTAATTTATGTGTGTAGTGAACTTGAATAATTATCTCTCTTTACGAAATTGTTGTCTAAACCTCTTCATTCTAACACCAAAACTTCTTGGATGATGGCATGCATCCTATAGATTCTACAAGTACCTCTTTGGCCATTCTTATAGTACAGCAAACCATTTCAttccaaattttataaacattttattATACATGTATCCCAAATTTTATAAACATGTTCACCCAAGTCCTCATTGCCTTCTTAGACCATTCTGTTTTTATGCAGAACTAACTTATCTCCTTCAACTTCGAGCACCTAATTCTTGTGTTTCCCCCACCtttatcctttcttttctaTCAATACAAACATCAAGCGTCACCAACCCATATTGTGTGGTTATGCCTTCTTTTGAtattactttaaaatatttacGACATCCCCTATCAACCTTTGgaataacaattaaatttaCCTAACTAATGTTTGAATCCATGTCAAAGGTAAGTGTGACTCCCTCCTCTTCAACCAAGTTTTCATCCATATGAaatcaagatatatatatatatatatatattcaagggAGAAGAAAAGCAATgcagtttttgtaattttttaagataCTTTTGTGTTCATCATAGTGAGtattttcatcaataaaactactattacttatctaaaaaaacgcaaaacaaaacaaaaaaaacaacgCAACCACTGTTCACGGGTAGTGTTCAAGGTTCATTACAGAGTCATTGAAAAATACATTTGTCCAAGAAATCCAGCATAGTAGAGAATGAAGACTGCTTAAAGCACCTCATGTCTTATTTTATATCCCTGCCCTCCATGTACTCTTTCAATTCGCCAACCATCTATCACAACATGATCATTAAAGCCGCCTCCAATAAAATCCTTCTCCCTATTTGATGTCCTTTGAATAAACTCTTTCTTAATAAATTCTTCAAAACCTATTTACTGAAGTGGTTGAATGGGTTTTAAGGAATAATGGATGTTAAAGAAAGACTCAATTCACTCCAGTTCTCAATCattaaattgaaaactaaaactaaTATTCCACAATGGACTTCCTCCTCCACTAGTTGTTCCAAACAAGAACTTACCAAGAGCTATAATTTACATTCCATCCATATCAAAGGGAAATGTTTTCtgaattttttgatattttggtaTGGCAAAACACAAGTCAACAAAAAATAAGTCCAATAGTAGGGAAAATGTTTTCGACAATGTTACACGCTCAATAGACCACAAAAATAAACTTCACACcaacagaaaaaataattataaaaaaaaaaaaaaaacctcttccaATGGGAACTTACCTCTCATCAcccccattctctctctctagaattattttcataaatgaaactttttgttcatagaattatttgaaattacaaGAAATATATACGATTTTCCATGCAAGCCAATTTCCTGGCTCATTTTCATGGTCACAACCAAACATAGTTAAATGAGTCAGTTTTCCACAAAAGGAGTCATTTTCCAAAAGACTTTCCATTGAAACAAATGAAGTGGCAGTGCTGGATTTCTAAGAAATCCTGAAttaaattggtatcaaagccctCTACAAATTTTGTCCAATGGCATTGTCCTGACACAAAACTATATTGATTTTTCCAATACAATTGCCAACCCTTGGGGCcaaaacttatccaaaaaaaactaattaatgcCAATACTATTTTTTAACGTCTTAACGGATATTCAATCACTCTCCCAAAGTTTTATTGTGTGACTTAATATTACAATAATTCATATGGCTTTGGATATCTCTTTTGTTCTTATATGTGGGAATTAAAGTGCTTTTCCTCCACACTGTACATGGCTACACCCTTTATGTTTCATTAAAGAAATATTTACTTatgaaaaaagtatttttcCTCCACTTGTCAGGccttttttagcatttaaaatCCCGATTAAAAATTAATCAACTATCCTATGCCCATACCACCCAAGACTTTAATAAAAATTCCAGTATTCCACCAAACCCGATAAATTTTCTGACTTTCATCTTCCTTAACCTGTCCAACCATTTTGATTCTTCATACAAATCTATGTTCTATCCTCAATAGAGTTATTGAGTTCTATGCATTACCTTGCATTAATTCCATTTCTTTTACCTATCAAAGAGATATTCAGTCATGCTGAATACTAAgtactttttcatttaaaaaaagcaaaacttaGCTTTGTTATATCACTCACCCTGATGCAACTCCCACAATCAAGACAACATAATTCattaaatcaatcaaaacccatgacAAACGTCATGACTCTACCAGTCTATCTGCAGTTACATGGTTACAACAACTTTAACATGCTTGGCCTGAACCAATACCTTGTTGAATTTGCATTGATGCAAAACAATATGACGAGTACAAAACAAAGTTCAGAAGGCAATGACAAACCATAACGGAAAAATCTCAGAAAGTCTAATGGAACAGGAAAAGTAAAACACATTTTCAGATTGAATATGGATTAGATGTGACGAGTTTAGCAGATACAGCAAGATAGTAACATCAGTCTTTCATTTATATTTACTGTTTCTAATTTGCAAATGCTAATCTCATAATCaaaattatcacaaaaaaaacatttaataaaTTTGACAAGTCTTTGTAGCCATTCAGGAACAAATTTGCACCCAAGAGCAGTATTATACTTACAACCacacaataataaaaatgagaTAGAACTAAGGAACATAACTGCTGAAATTTTCAGTAAAATGAAGATTTTACCTGCATTTCCTCTTCCTGCCCCTTCTGGAAACTACATCATTTGGTTTGTCAAGTAAGACAAGGTTCTCCATGTAATTATCAACACAAAAATAGTATTGCCTCCCACAAATCCCCAACTTCTTAACTTGTTGGCTCTCAGGGTCATATGAAGAGAGCTCCCAATCACCTGGTACGTTTGTATGTACTAATATACGTCCATTCTTCCGCAGACCTAATACCCTCACAATTTCTCCGTTGAGATCAACAGTGAACAGTTTAGTCCAAGAATCAACAATGCCATACTCTTTCATCACCCAAATGGAACAACGCTTATTAACTGTATCCTTATGAGCATCATGACATAACAGCGAAAGCAATCCCCCAAGTACCGAGGTATGAACATCATCCCTCCCACTGAAAGCACCATTTGGCACCGAAATCACACGAAAAGCCTCGTCACCCAAATCAAACGATAAAACTAAAGGACTCAAGGTATTGCCATGATGGGCTGCAAAATGTACAGCCCCATTTAAAGAAGCTTCTGGAACCAAGTAATTGTTAAAACTAGTCCAAGGCGGAAATGAGTCACCAGCATTAGTTATTCTCCAAGAGCCCTGACTTAGAGAGTAAACCTCAACCATAGGTATCTCGGGCAGGCGATGACTGTTACACGGAAAGGCAAGGCTCACCACTTTATAGTCATTGGTTTTCGGATCAAACCCCAATGCTAGATGAGTGGAAACATGGCCGTGAGTCTTGGCGCTAATGCGAGGCTTGGGAAGCGtaatgaattttctaacagAGGGATTCCAAAGAATAAAGCGGTCTTGTTCATGAAAACTGAACAACCCATTCACGTAACCGACTAGCATAAAATGGTGGATACGACGAGTGGTTAGTGGGAACTCAAGCTGTTGAATTTGCTCAAATGAGGAGTCATTGTTATCGTGAAACAATTTGTAGTGCTCTATATTGGGTCTAGAAGTGCAGTGCCTAACAATTAATTTGTTGGAATTGGGGGAAAGTGGGAGTGATTGAGTGAGGTGGGAATTGATGAAATTAGGGTTTGTGATTAGGGAGTTCCATGATTTTGAAACGCACCTGAATCGAATTAGGGATTTGACAGGTACTCTGTGTAATATCTCCAGCACCACTTCTTCTGGGAGATAGTCTGACATAGCtatccttctttctttctccctttgctgctgctgctgctgcttcaCCCAAGTTTCAAGCTTTTTGGgagattttcaatttgaaaGAATGGCGTAATAGATGGAGATGAAATTGCATCGCTTTGTAGACATACAAGTTCGTTGATAAGAattgccaaatattttttaaaattttgttccttttttaattttcaatctgCACCTTTTTGgaccagaatttttttttttttttcaaactaccTCTATTTTTCTAAGTTAAAATAGAGGTAAAAAATACATGCTATCTTGaactaaaatattgcctacaaaataggaacatTCTCCTATTAACCCATTTTTTCAAAACAACTACATGTttattattggatttttttttggtttcaaaatacCCCCATTTTTCTAAGtttaaatagagataaaactAAATGATAATTTAGTAAAAATACATGCTTAAATTGCACTAAAATattacctacaaaataggaatATTCTCCCACTAACCCACTTTTTCAAAGCAACtacatgtttatttttttaaaaatactattattattttaaaaaaaaaaccccacatattgataattattaaaaaaaactaaatagttataaaataaaaaaaaagctaacaCACGTACTGATTAAAAAACTAACACAAGTTGTCAAGTATTGATAAAATGTGGGTGTTTAAacacatcttttttcttttcttttttgggtaaattggAGTTTTATTAAAAGCAACTAAGCAGAGAAAACAGAAGCAGcaatctatactactatttaaaagGCTACACCTGtttggaacatatatatatttttttttggtttcaaaatacccatatttttctaattttaagtaGAGATAAAACAAAAGGATAATTTAGTAAAAATACATGCCTAACTTGCACTAAAATattacctacaaaataggaacatTCTCCCACTAAACCACTTTTTCAAAGCAACTACacgtttaaatattttttaagtactattattatttaaaaaaaaacaccccaCGTACtgataattattaaaaaaaaaaaacagttattaaaaaaaaaaaaggctaacaCATGTACTGATTAAAAAACTAACACAAGTTGTCAAGTACTGATAAAATGTGGGTGTTTAAacacatcttttttcttttcttttttgggtaaactgGAGTTTTATTAAAAGCAACTAAGCAGAGAAAACAGAAGCAgtaatctatactactattttaATGGGTTGCATCTGTTTGGAccagatatttttttttttttttttttttgggtttcaaaatacccctatttttttaagtttaagtagagataaaactaaaggacaatttagtaaaaatacatgtctaacttatactaaaatattacctacaaaataggaacatTATCCCACTAACCCACTTTTTCAAAGCAActacacatttatttttttttaagtactattattatttttttttaaaaaaccccACGTACtgataattattaaaaaaaaaattaaatagttataaaaaaaaaaaaaaaaagctaacacACGTATTGATTAAAAAACTAACGCAAGTTGTCAAGTATGATAAAATGTGGGTGtttaaacacatttttcttttcttttttgggtaaattggAGTTTTATTAAAAGCAACAATGCGGAGAAAACAGAAGCAGCAATGCTGCGATCATACAAAGTTTCAGctgaatttaaattcaaaaggaCACCTCGGCGGAGGGTCAAGAAAAACTACAACTCCAAACTTCTACATTTATTGAAAAGTACACTCACATTTTAGTCACACACAACTCCAAACTTCTACCTAACAAATTTAAATCTCTCCATTATCATTAAGCAGTTATAATGTTATCAAATTACTTCCCATCTCttccataaaaatgaaaatacttcCCATCTCCACCCTCCACCCTCAAGTCCCTGCTTTTTATACTTAGAGGAACAATAGTAATAGGTGACTACGTGCCAGAGGAAGCCACTCAAAAAGGTATTTacttatcattttctttccattcaTGTCAGATAATTTATGAGTtctatttgaactcaaattttcttatattctcaTTTTCAAA
This genomic stretch from Quercus robur chromosome 4, dhQueRobu3.1, whole genome shotgun sequence harbors:
- the LOC126723547 gene encoding F-box/kelch-repeat protein At3g23880-like isoform X1, whose protein sequence is MSDYLPEEVVLEILHRVPVKSLIRFRCVSKSWNSLITNPNFINSHLTQSLPLSPNSNKLIVRHCTSRPNIEHYKLFHDNNDSSFEQIQQLEFPLTTRRIHHFMLVGYVNGLFSFHEQDRFILWNPSVRKFITLPKPRISAKTHGHVSTHLALGFDPKTNDYKVVSLAFPCNSHRLPEIPMVEVYSLSQGSWRITNAGDSFPPWTSFNNYLVPEASLNGAVHFAAHHGNTLSPLVLSFDLGDEAFRVISVPNGAFSGRDDVHTSVLGGLLSLLCHDAHKDTVNKRCSIWVMKEYGIVDSWTKLFTVDLNGEIVRVLGLRKNGRILVHTNVPGDWELSSYDPESQQVKKLGICGRQYYFCVDNYMENLVLLDKPNDVVSRRGRKRKCRVTADKERDKERLRMLQEVRCMLQKTIQHEEKFRHLQESMLHQETILLPVQEAAQHQQETILQQDMEEMLKSGLEEADTVKSRLLVLIQQLSGQAGHTFSGAADQSSTQVQQRSSFVGQEM
- the LOC126723547 gene encoding F-box/kelch-repeat protein At3g23880-like isoform X3 produces the protein MSDYLPEEVVLEILHRVPVKSLIRFRCVSKSWNSLITNPNFINSHLTQSLPLSPNSNKLIVRHCTSRPNIEHYKLFHDNNDSSFEQIQQLEFPLTTRRIHHFMLVGYVNGLFSFHEQDRFILWNPSVRKFITLPKPRISAKTHGHVSTHLALGFDPKTNDYKVVSLAFPCNSHRLPEIPMVEVYSLSQGSWRITNAGDSFPPWTSFNNYLVPEASLNGAVHFAAHHGNTLSPLVLSFDLGDEAFRVISVPNGAFSGRDDVHTSVLGGLLSLLCHDAHKDTVNKRCSIWVMKEYGIVDSWTKLFTVDLNGEIVRVLGLRKNGRILVHTNVPGDWELSSYDPESQQVKKLGICGRQYYFCVDNYMENLVLLDKPNDVVSRRGRKRKCRLTSDRDMPATRGKTPTTRDTTTCECIRATTGHNTSTTDNNTSTRGLYKRQYYTTGERSSYKRPCYLNWRR
- the LOC126723547 gene encoding F-box/kelch-repeat protein At3g23880-like isoform X2 produces the protein MSDYLPEEVVLEILHRVPVKSLIRFRCVSKSWNSLITNPNFINSHLTQSLPLSPNSNKLIVRHCTSRPNIEHYKLFHDNNDSSFEQIQQLEFPLTTRRIHHFMLVGYVNGLFSFHEQDRFILWNPSVRKFITLPKPRISAKTHGHVSTHLALGFDPKTNDYKVVSLAFPCNSHRLPEIPMVEVYSLSQGSWRITNAGDSFPPWTSFNNYLVPEASLNGAVHFAAHHGNTLSPLVLSFDLGDEAFRVISVPNGAFSGRDDVHTSVLGGLLSLLCHDAHKDTVNKRCSIWVMKEYGIVDSWTKLFTVDLNGEIVRVLGLRKNGRILVHTNVPGDWELSSYDPESQQVKKLGICGRQYYFCVDNYMENLVLLDKPNDVVSRRGRKRKCRVTADKERDKERLRMLQEVRCMLQKTIQHEEKFRHLQESMLHQETILLPVQEAAQHQQETILQQDMEEMLKSGLEEADTVKSRLLVLIQQLSGQHLELCYNVN